In Thermoanaerobaculia bacterium, the genomic window TACACCCCATTCATTCACACGGAGAACATACAATGACACCCTTACTTCCGGAAACGGAAAAGCCATGGAAGCAGGTTCGGCGCCAGTTCATAATGGAGGCCGTCGTCCGACTGCTGAACCGCGGTGAAGTGAATTCTCTCACGATGGATCGGGTGGCCGAAGAAGCGGGGATAACCAAGGCGACGATCTACAGCTACTTCAAGGACAAAGACGAGATGCTCTCCATGGCGAAAAACGAATCGATGCAGCCGTTAAAGGAAGCGATTCAGGAGATCTTCTCCAGCGACCTCTCCCCGGAGACAAAACTGGATTACATTGCCACAAGGTTTCTTTCCTACTGCGACCGGAACCGCGAGGTTCTCCGGGTCCTCCACATGGAAGGTTTGAAGGCTCCATCTCACAAGTACA contains:
- a CDS encoding TetR/AcrR family transcriptional regulator, which encodes MTPLLPETEKPWKQVRRQFIMEAVVRLLNRGEVNSLTMDRVAEEAGITKATIYSYFKDKDEMLSMAKNESMQPLKEAIQEIFSSDLSPETKLDYIATRFLSYCDRNREVLRVLHMEGLKAPSHKYRDNEYLGFIENIVHIIEEGVHRGIFRPLDPRGLAYFFVESLTGVVTYRINIGDTTPVEETARLFLEVFFHGAMPRADA